The following DNA comes from Acidobacteriota bacterium.
CAGGCAGGCGGCCAGGTGCTGCTGTTTGACGCTCGCGAACCGTGGGAGAAACCCTGCGGCGGCGGCGTCACGTCCAAAGCCCTGCACGAATTCCCGTTCCTGCGAGCGCCCGACGCCCCAAAACAAATGGTTTCGGCCCTGCGGTTAATCACGGCCCAACACCGCGAACTAACCGTCACGCCGAGCAAAGAGTTCGCCATTTTCTCGCGCGCCGAAATGGCCCGCCTGATGCGCCAGCGCGCGGTGGATGCGGGCGCGCAACTGTATTGCGAGCGCATCGAGAAGACCGAATTCAGCGGCGGGCAATGGCAACTCGCCACGCCCAAGCAAAAGTTCACCGCCGATTTCCTAATCGGTGCCGATGGCGCGAGCAGCGTCATTCGCCGCCGCGTTGGTGTGCGTTTCACCGACGACGATTTCGCCTACGCGCTGGGCTGGCGCGTGCAGATGCCCGCCGACCGGCGCATCACCCACGTAGATATTCAATACCTCGGCGATCTGGCCGGATACATCTGGCTCTTTCCGCGCACCGATCACATTTCGTATGGCATCGCGACGGGTTACCGCGCCACTTCGCCCGCCGTGTTGAAGGCACGTCTGCTGGAATACCTCAAAACCCAACAACCAGATGTTGCCGCTGAAATCGCTGCGTCGGC
Coding sequences within:
- a CDS encoding NAD(P)/FAD-dependent oxidoreductase, whose translation is MRIAIVGAGPAGSHLAHQLSQAGGQVLLFDAREPWEKPCGGGVTSKALHEFPFLRAPDAPKQMVSALRLITAQHRELTVTPSKEFAIFSRAEMARLMRQRAVDAGAQLYCERIEKTEFSGGQWQLATPKQKFTADFLIGADGASSVIRRRVGVRFTDDDFAYALGWRVQMPADRRITHVDIQYLGDLAGYIWLFPRTDHISYGIATGYRATSPAVLKARLLEYLKTQQPDVAAEIAASATPTSPRAQFYGAMIPALSLPRWDHLKASNPAARWALVGDAAGFVDPITGEGIYYALKSAELLAQSLPTNVAEYETRWRDSFGGELRRAAELEEHFYHGRFAGQPLIERMVQFAQHHRGVREVLKDLVAGEQGYIGLKTRLLKSAFSFR